The Candidatus Goldiibacteriota bacterium HGW-Goldbacteria-1 genome includes a region encoding these proteins:
- a CDS encoding tat (twin-arginine translocation) pathway signal sequence: MNRREFIKKSIQAAAAAGAYTMLPASKLFGAAAEGKTPPYLVAVKNSTPAKMYAAALAAMGGISQFVRRGQTVVVKPNIGWDVTPELGGNTNPQLVEAVVKSCVDAGAKKVYVFDHTCDNWKKTYKTSGIEDAAKKAGALVVSAASEADYIDVKVPGGKTLKETKVHKLAVESDVFINVPVLKNHGSSGLTIAMKNLMGIVWNRWSWHATGLHQCIADFAAYRKPDLNIVDCYRVMKANGPRGISKEDVVLMKTLIMSKDMVAADAASAKIAGADPSDIEYIKLADGKGIGTMNLDSINIRRITL, from the coding sequence ATGAACAGGCGCGAATTCATAAAAAAATCAATTCAGGCCGCTGCAGCCGCGGGCGCGTATACAATGCTTCCCGCGTCAAAACTATTCGGTGCCGCAGCTGAAGGCAAAACACCGCCGTATCTTGTGGCGGTAAAAAATTCAACCCCGGCTAAAATGTACGCCGCCGCCCTGGCTGCAATGGGCGGCATTTCGCAGTTTGTCCGCAGGGGGCAGACGGTGGTTGTTAAACCCAATATCGGCTGGGATGTAACGCCTGAACTTGGCGGCAATACCAATCCGCAGCTTGTGGAAGCGGTGGTAAAAAGCTGTGTTGATGCCGGCGCTAAAAAAGTGTATGTGTTTGACCACACGTGCGATAACTGGAAAAAAACATATAAGACAAGCGGCATTGAAGACGCGGCAAAAAAAGCGGGCGCGCTTGTGGTGTCAGCCGCGTCAGAGGCGGATTATATTGATGTAAAAGTGCCGGGGGGTAAAACCCTTAAAGAAACAAAAGTGCACAAGCTTGCGGTTGAAAGCGACGTTTTTATAAACGTGCCGGTGTTAAAAAATCACGGATCTTCGGGGCTTACCATTGCAATGAAAAATCTTATGGGAATAGTGTGGAACCGCTGGAGCTGGCACGCCACGGGGCTTCATCAGTGCATAGCGGATTTTGCGGCGTACAGAAAACCCGATTTGAATATTGTGGACTGTTACAGGGTAATGAAAGCCAACGGGCCAAGAGGTATTTCCAAGGAAGACGTCGTTTTGATGAAAACCCTTATAATGTCAAAAGATATGGTGGCAGCTGACGCGGCATCCGCAAAGATAGCAGGGGCGGACCCTTCGGATATTGAATATATAAAGCTTGCCGATGGCAAGGGTATAGGCACTATGAACCTTGATTCAATAAACATAAGAAGGATAACCCTTTGA
- a CDS encoding long-chain fatty acid--CoA ligase: protein MAETLSELYRQSFEQNAALPAFSDYGKEPITYAQAAEKVAKMHESFSEAGLKKGDKIALAARNSTNWVLTYLSAITYGAVIVPILADFKPSEIQHIINHSDSVLLFASEEILEQLELTETEKLAAAYRIDTMEREYLNKKAALFMRAVSAVKNIFARKKPEKEPAHFFMRDIADSETAAIVYTSGTTGLSKGVVLSRRSLYINVRFAMENMPLKPGDNVLSFLPLAHSFGCAFEFLFPTAAGCHITYLDRLPSPTVLVEAFAKIKPRLILSVPLVLEKIYRNQIKKSIDGTPTGFLLNVPVVGKGIEAVIRKKIVNVFGGNFMEIVIGGASLSPEVDDFFKSIKFPFTIGYGMTECGPLVSYANWKDHKKGSVGKLINYLQARIDSPDPAKVPGEILLKGESVMKEYYKNPTATRDTIVDGWLKTGDLGTMDSEGNIALCGRSKNMILGPSGQNIYPEEIETKLSVMRYVSECVVVDRGGKITALVFPDMDGADKDGLDEAGLEKEIENIRKKLNTQLPAYSQVSAIKIHAQEFEKTPSKKIKRFLYS from the coding sequence ATGGCGGAGACATTATCGGAACTTTACAGGCAGAGTTTTGAACAAAACGCGGCGCTGCCGGCTTTTTCGGATTACGGCAAAGAGCCGATAACTTATGCACAAGCCGCGGAAAAAGTGGCCAAGATGCACGAATCTTTTTCCGAAGCGGGGTTAAAAAAAGGCGACAAGATAGCCCTTGCCGCGCGTAACAGCACCAATTGGGTGCTTACTTACCTGTCTGCCATAACTTACGGCGCGGTGATAGTGCCCATTCTGGCGGATTTTAAACCGTCGGAAATTCAGCACATAATAAACCATTCAGACTCCGTGCTTTTATTCGCCTCTGAAGAGATATTAGAACAGCTTGAACTGACTGAAACCGAGAAACTTGCCGCCGCGTACAGGATAGACACGATGGAGCGGGAATACTTAAATAAAAAGGCCGCGTTATTCATGAGAGCCGTATCCGCGGTTAAAAATATTTTTGCAAGAAAAAAACCCGAAAAAGAACCGGCGCATTTTTTTATGCGCGACATCGCTGACAGCGAAACCGCCGCCATTGTGTACACGTCCGGCACTACCGGGCTTTCCAAGGGAGTGGTGTTAAGCCGCCGCAGCCTTTATATTAACGTAAGGTTTGCCATGGAAAACATGCCTTTAAAACCGGGCGACAACGTTCTGTCGTTTCTTCCGCTGGCGCACTCTTTTGGCTGCGCTTTTGAATTTTTATTCCCCACAGCGGCGGGATGCCACATAACGTATCTTGACAGGCTGCCTTCGCCCACAGTACTTGTGGAGGCGTTTGCAAAGATAAAGCCAAGGCTTATCCTCTCTGTGCCGCTTGTGCTTGAAAAGATTTACAGGAATCAGATAAAAAAGAGCATAGACGGCACCCCCACGGGATTTTTACTGAATGTGCCGGTTGTGGGCAAAGGCATTGAAGCGGTTATAAGGAAAAAGATAGTGAATGTTTTTGGCGGAAACTTCATGGAAATAGTAATAGGCGGCGCGTCTTTAAGCCCGGAAGTGGATGATTTTTTCAAATCTATTAAATTTCCGTTCACGATAGGGTACGGCATGACAGAGTGCGGCCCGCTTGTTTCCTACGCCAACTGGAAAGACCATAAAAAGGGCAGCGTTGGAAAATTGATAAACTATCTTCAGGCAAGGATAGATTCGCCGGACCCGGCAAAGGTCCCCGGCGAGATTCTGCTTAAGGGTGAAAGCGTGATGAAAGAGTATTATAAGAATCCGACGGCCACGCGCGATACCATTGTGGACGGCTGGTTAAAGACAGGCGACCTTGGCACTATGGACAGCGAAGGCAATATCGCGCTGTGCGGCAGGTCGAAAAATATGATACTTGGCCCTTCCGGGCAGAATATTTATCCTGAAGAGATAGAAACAAAACTTTCGGTGATGCGCTATGTAAGCGAATGCGTTGTGGTGGACAGGGGCGGAAAAATAACAGCGCTTGTTTTTCCGGATATGGACGGCGCGGATAAAGACGGGCTTGACGAAGCGGGCCTTGAAAAAGAGATTGAAAATATAAGAAAAAAACTTAACACGCAGCTGCCGGCTTACAGCCAGGTATCTGCCATTAAAATACACGCGCAGGAATTTGAAAAGACGCCTTCCAAGAAAATAAAAAGGTTCCTGTACAGCTGA
- a CDS encoding mechanosensitive ion channel protein MscS encodes MFDFFQQESFLDKVIFGNTVLRYLVSIGMFLVPAVLLFVLNKFVVSRIKKWISKSSWKLDDFAVDVFEKIVYPLIYAGLFFLAFNNLSVAGQYKALVNKTGIILVTIFAIRAVIMVLNFMIVKVAVKGEDDEIRAKSMKGIMGLIKMVIWIIGIILVLDNLGYKVSAVVAGLGIGGIAVALAAQAVLGDLFSYISIMFDKPFKIGDFIIFDDVMGTVENVGIKTTRISSLSGEEIVVSNSALTNSKVKNYKKMVTRRVLFKLGVVYGTPKEKLEKIPVIIGGIITAISGARFDRAHFSAYGDFSLNFEVVYYVEGNDYNKYMDINQEINFKIYEAFEKEGIEFAYPTQTLYVKK; translated from the coding sequence ATGTTTGATTTTTTTCAGCAGGAAAGTTTTCTTGATAAAGTGATTTTTGGCAATACGGTGTTAAGGTATCTGGTGTCTATCGGCATGTTTCTGGTGCCTGCGGTTTTATTGTTTGTATTAAATAAGTTTGTAGTTTCAAGGATAAAAAAATGGATAAGTAAATCTTCCTGGAAGTTAGATGACTTTGCCGTTGACGTGTTTGAAAAGATAGTATATCCCCTTATTTATGCCGGGCTGTTTTTTCTTGCTTTTAATAACCTCTCTGTTGCCGGGCAATATAAAGCGTTAGTAAATAAAACCGGGATAATACTGGTTACAATTTTTGCAATACGCGCTGTTATTATGGTGCTTAATTTCATGATTGTTAAAGTTGCGGTTAAAGGGGAAGACGATGAAATAAGGGCAAAGAGCATGAAAGGCATTATGGGGCTTATAAAAATGGTTATATGGATTATAGGAATAATCCTTGTACTTGATAATCTGGGATATAAAGTGTCGGCTGTTGTGGCAGGCCTTGGCATAGGCGGTATAGCCGTGGCGCTTGCCGCGCAGGCGGTTCTGGGGGATTTGTTCAGTTATATCTCTATAATGTTTGACAAACCGTTTAAGATCGGGGATTTTATAATATTTGACGATGTCATGGGAACCGTGGAAAACGTCGGGATAAAAACCACCCGTATAAGCAGCTTAAGCGGGGAGGAAATAGTGGTTTCAAATTCCGCGCTGACCAATTCAAAGGTAAAAAATTACAAAAAAATGGTTACAAGAAGGGTCCTTTTTAAACTTGGGGTGGTTTACGGCACGCCAAAAGAAAAACTTGAAAAGATACCCGTAATAATCGGCGGGATAATAACGGCGATAAGCGGGGCAAGGTTTGACAGGGCGCATTTTTCGGCGTACGGCGATTTCTCGCTTAATTTTGAAGTTGTTTACTATGTTGAAGGAAATGATTATAATAAGTATATGGATATTAATCAGGAAATAAACTTTAAAATTTACGAAGCGTTTGAAAAAGAGGGCATAGAATTTGCCTATCCCACCCAGACGCTTTACGTGAAAAAATAA
- a CDS encoding amidotransferase gives MNIHIIMHVPFEGPGTIEPWAKARGHKLTYTRVYENEKFLEMDAFDMLIIMGGPMSVNDIDKYAWLSGEKGFISMAISSCKKVLGICLGAQLLAECLGGRVYPNREKEIGWHNTYLTEAGRHLKVLEGIPHEFSAFHWHGETFEIPDGCERIAYSDACENQGFICGNDIAAFQFHLESTQESVKELYSRCENEIVPGKYVRTLDTVMEKKNRFAFINEQMIKFMDNFSR, from the coding sequence ATGAACATACATATAATTATGCACGTGCCTTTTGAAGGTCCCGGCACAATAGAACCGTGGGCAAAGGCAAGGGGGCATAAGCTGACATATACAAGGGTATATGAAAATGAAAAATTTTTGGAAATGGACGCTTTTGATATGCTTATAATAATGGGCGGCCCGATGAGTGTTAATGATATTGATAAATACGCGTGGCTGTCAGGCGAAAAAGGTTTTATATCAATGGCAATATCTTCATGCAAAAAAGTGCTGGGCATATGCTTGGGAGCGCAGCTTCTGGCAGAATGCCTGGGGGGCAGGGTTTATCCCAACAGGGAGAAAGAAATAGGCTGGCATAATACTTATCTTACGGAAGCAGGAAGGCATTTAAAAGTCCTTGAAGGCATCCCGCATGAATTTTCTGCTTTTCACTGGCACGGTGAAACTTTTGAAATACCTGACGGTTGCGAGCGTATTGCGTATTCTGACGCGTGTGAAAATCAGGGTTTTATTTGTGGGAATGATATAGCCGCGTTTCAGTTCCACCTTGAATCCACACAAGAAAGCGTTAAAGAACTTTACAGCAGATGTGAAAATGAAATTGTACCGGGTAAATATGTCCGGACGCTTGACACTGTAATGGAAAAAAAGAACAGGTTTGCATTTATAAACGAACAGATGATAAAGTTCATGGATAACTTTTCCCGATAA
- the tatC gene encoding twin-arginine translocase subunit TatC: MKKAAKKKINKKPAAEKLPDFVLHLEELRFRIIAVIAFFIAAFFISFFYCGAIMEFLQRPIAGAAEKLYYFRVYEKFTTYLKVSAVTALFFLVPFFLIQLWGFVKPALDSKERSFFAWGLIAAPAVFYGGAFFAYKVMLPAAFSFFAGFAGQDNIQPVWGMTDYFGFLSSVIMVTGAVFLLPLVMLLLMKTGILKYETVSKARAYIIIAIFIIAAVFSPPDVISQMLVAVPLYLLFEISLLTGRALKN; the protein is encoded by the coding sequence ATGAAGAAAGCGGCGAAAAAAAAGATAAATAAGAAACCGGCGGCTGAGAAGCTGCCGGATTTTGTTTTACACCTTGAAGAGCTGCGTTTCAGGATAATAGCGGTTATTGCTTTTTTTATAGCCGCTTTTTTTATATCTTTTTTTTACTGCGGAGCGATAATGGAATTTCTTCAGCGCCCTATTGCCGGCGCGGCGGAAAAACTTTATTATTTCAGGGTGTACGAGAAATTTACAACGTACCTTAAAGTATCCGCGGTAACAGCCTTGTTTTTCCTGGTGCCGTTCTTTTTAATCCAGTTGTGGGGGTTTGTGAAACCGGCGCTTGACAGCAAAGAGAGAAGTTTTTTCGCGTGGGGGCTTATTGCCGCGCCCGCGGTTTTTTACGGCGGGGCTTTTTTTGCGTATAAAGTTATGCTTCCGGCGGCGTTTTCTTTTTTTGCGGGGTTTGCAGGGCAGGATAATATACAGCCTGTGTGGGGGATGACGGATTATTTTGGTTTTTTATCATCGGTAATTATGGTAACCGGAGCGGTTTTTCTTCTGCCGCTTGTTATGCTTCTGCTTATGAAAACGGGTATACTTAAATATGAAACCGTGTCAAAGGCAAGGGCATACATAATAATTGCCATATTTATCATAGCGGCGGTTTTTTCCCCGCCGGACGTGATATCGCAGATGCTTGTTGCAGTGCCGCTATATCTGCTGTTTGAAATCTCGCTGCTTACGGGCAGGGCTTTAAAAAATTAA
- the tatA gene encoding twin-arginine translocase TatA/TatE family subunit (TatA; similar to TatE that is found in some proteobacteria; part of system that translocates proteins with a conserved twin arginine motif across the inner membrane; capable of translocating folded substrates typically those with bound cofactors; similar to a protein import system in thylakoid membranes), which yields MNIGFGEIIVILLVVLVIFGAKKLPEIGKSMGKAVTEFKKGVKDIKDEESGEKKDK from the coding sequence TTGAATATCGGATTCGGGGAAATAATTGTAATACTGCTTGTCGTGCTTGTTATTTTTGGCGCGAAAAAGCTGCCGGAAATTGGAAAGTCAATGGGAAAGGCCGTGACCGAATTTAAAAAAGGCGTTAAGGACATTAAAGATGAAGAAAGCGGCGAAAAAAAAGATAAATAA